A genomic segment from Aegilops tauschii subsp. strangulata cultivar AL8/78 chromosome 1, Aet v6.0, whole genome shotgun sequence encodes:
- the LOC109746482 gene encoding BTB/POZ and MATH domain-containing protein 2-like, producing the protein MSFAGVSVVADGQLLKPSSTAPAIYSGKASSGSWWYHLLVVEGYRWALKLCPNGDRMETAGFISVFLVLHEDVALPLNAHWQFSFVDQVDRHELACIRATNIGDFSKSGHGWGHYRFIKREDLEKSEHLKNDCFTIRCDFIITQAVDTFIEVPSSNICDHLNHLLVTKLGADVKFEVGSETFDAHRCVLAARSAVFRAELFGPMKEGTTADAIQIQDIEPNVFKALLGFIYTDSMPKMDMGGVAGEAGADVLWMEQLLVAADKYDLQRLKSMCEDRLLKHINLSSVSAILGVAAQHHCHELKEACLELLKLQSADGLRDVMATSDWQHISTTDPSVLNELITKLALKANP; encoded by the exons ATGTCGTTCGCCGGTGTATCCGTCGTTGCTGACGGCCAGCTGCTTAAGCCATCGTCCACGGCGCCGGCCATCTACTCCGGCAAGGCCAGCAGCGGCAGCTGGTGGTATCACCTGCTCGTGGTCGAAG GCTATCGATGGGCTCTCAAGTTGTGTCCCAATGGTGATCGCATGGAGACTGCTGGTTTTATCTCTGTTTTTCTTGTCCTTCACGAGGATGTTGCGCTGCCCCTAAATGCGCATTGGCAGTTTAGCTTCGTCGATCAGGTTGACCGGCACGAGCTTGCATGCATCCGCGCAACCAACATAGGTGATTTCTCTAAAAGTGGTCATGGCTGGGGTCACTATCGTTTCATCAAAAGAGAGGACCTCGAAAAGTCGGAGCATCTCAAGAATGATTGTTTCACCATCCGGTGCGACTTTATCATCACCCAAGCCGTTGATACTTTCATCGAGGTGCCGTCATCCAACATATGCGACCATCTGAACCATCTTTTAGTGACGAAGCTCGGTGCCGATGTGAAGTTCGAGGTTGGCAGCGAGACGTTCGACGCGCACCGGTGCGTGCTCGCGGCCCGTTCTGCCGTCTTCAGGGCTGAACTCTTCGGCCCCATGAAGGAGGGAACCACGGCTGATGCCATACAAATACAAGATATTGAACCCAATGTATTCAAGGCTTTGCTAGGTTTCATCTACACTGACTCAATGCCGAAGATGGATATGGGAGGAGTAGCAGGAGAAGCCGGAGCTGATGTTCTGTGGATGGAACAATTGCTTGTGGCGGCAGACAAGTATGATCTCCAACGACTAAAGTCGATGTGTGAAGACAGGCTGTTGAAACACATAAATTTGAGCTCGGTGTCGGCCATCCTTGGTGTAGCTGCGCAACACCATTGCCACGAACTGAAAGAGGCCTGCCTGGAGTTACTCAAACTCCAGTCGGCTGACGGCTTACGAGATGTCATGGCGACCAGTGACTGGCAGCACATATCTACGACCGATCCCTCCGTTCTGAACGAGCTGATTACCAAGCTTGCCTTGAAAGCTAATCCGTAG